A stretch of Fimbriimonadaceae bacterium DNA encodes these proteins:
- a CDS encoding low affinity iron permease family protein, producing the protein MQESWFVRFAKGAALAAGRPLAFLVAAAIVVLWALTGPFFAFGDTWQLVINTGTTIITFLMVFLIQNSQNRDTHAIQIKLDELIRATHDAHNVLLDLEELDDTDLEKIKKRYQRLAANARRRLRDGEPDNGTPRVEANEGLD; encoded by the coding sequence ATGCAAGAATCTTGGTTCGTTCGGTTCGCGAAGGGCGCCGCGTTGGCGGCGGGGCGGCCCTTGGCGTTCCTGGTCGCAGCCGCGATCGTCGTCCTTTGGGCGCTGACGGGCCCGTTCTTCGCCTTCGGCGACACGTGGCAGTTGGTGATCAACACCGGCACGACGATCATCACCTTTTTGATGGTGTTCCTCATCCAGAATTCGCAGAATCGCGATACCCATGCGATCCAGATCAAGCTCGACGAGTTGATTCGGGCGACGCACGACGCGCACAACGTGCTCCTCGATCTGGAGGAGTTGGACGACACCGATCTTGAAAAGATCAAGAAGCGGTACCAGCGGCTTGCTGCCAACGCCCGTCGACGACTGCGCGACGGCGAGCCGGACAACGGCACGCCACGTGTGGAGGCAAACGAGGGTCTGGATTAG
- the aroF gene encoding 3-deoxy-7-phosphoheptulonate synthase gives MIVLMQRGASPEQVESVCDAIRGFKLEPLVLPGDRVAIGIPSAIPQEAREPLDVTISSMPGVHKVTHVSRPYKLASMEFQGRRSVVEVGGVSIGGGDFVMMGGPCSIESYEQLAESARIVKEAGATVLRGGAFKPRTSPYAFQGLAEEGLQIMQRVGREFGLVTISEVMSPENVELVGRYVDILQIGARSMQNFPLLVEAGRSGKPVFLKRGPGATIDEFLLAAEYVLHQGNPNVILCERGILPLDRNYTRNTLDLAAVLVLKEFSHLPVIVDPSHGTGVARYVAPMAMAAMIAGADGVMVEMHPNPKVALSDGSQALTPEQFTELMGDLSRLRATLG, from the coding sequence ATGATCGTCCTCATGCAGCGCGGCGCAAGCCCGGAGCAAGTCGAGTCCGTTTGCGACGCCATCCGCGGTTTCAAGTTGGAACCGCTGGTCCTGCCCGGCGATCGTGTGGCGATCGGGATTCCCTCGGCGATCCCCCAGGAGGCCCGCGAACCGCTCGATGTGACGATCTCCTCGATGCCCGGCGTGCACAAGGTCACGCACGTCAGCCGCCCCTACAAGCTGGCGTCGATGGAGTTTCAGGGCCGGCGCTCCGTTGTGGAGGTCGGAGGGGTGTCCATCGGAGGCGGCGACTTCGTGATGATGGGCGGCCCCTGTTCGATCGAGTCGTACGAGCAGTTGGCCGAGTCCGCCCGCATCGTGAAAGAGGCCGGGGCGACCGTCCTGCGCGGGGGCGCCTTCAAACCGCGCACCTCGCCCTACGCGTTCCAGGGCCTTGCCGAAGAGGGGCTGCAGATCATGCAGCGCGTCGGGCGGGAGTTCGGCCTCGTCACGATTTCCGAGGTGATGAGCCCCGAGAACGTCGAACTGGTCGGCAGGTACGTCGACATCCTCCAGATCGGGGCGCGGTCGATGCAGAACTTCCCGCTTCTCGTGGAGGCGGGCCGCAGCGGGAAGCCCGTGTTCTTAAAGCGCGGTCCCGGAGCGACGATCGACGAGTTCCTCCTCGCGGCCGAGTACGTGCTCCACCAGGGAAACCCGAACGTGATCCTGTGCGAACGCGGCATCCTGCCCCTGGATCGGAACTACACGCGCAACACGCTCGACTTGGCGGCGGTTCTGGTGCTGAAGGAGTTTTCGCACCTGCCGGTCATCGTCGATCCGTCGCACGGCACGGGCGTCGCGAGGTACGTCGCCCCGATGGCGATGGCCGCGATGATCGCCGGGGCGGATGGGGTGATGGTCGAGATGCACCCGAACCCCAAGGTCGCGCTCAGCGACGGCTCGCAAGCCCTGACGCCCGAGCAGTTCACCGAGCTCATGGGCGATCTCTCGCGCCTGCGGGCGACGCTGGGGTAG
- a CDS encoding fasciclin domain-containing protein, translated as MKIRFGKMNAMVLAGAMLAGLVTAAGPSKDIVDTAVGAKDFTTLVSLVKEAGLVDTLKSKGPFTVFAPSDKAFAKLPKATVQKLMKDKELLKQVVLYHVVAGEVTAAQVVKLSKATTAGKEDVMIKVVDGKVMVNNATVTATDIMASNGVIHVIDTVLIPPTK; from the coding sequence ATGAAGATCCGATTTGGAAAGATGAATGCCATGGTCCTGGCCGGTGCGATGCTCGCGGGACTGGTCACCGCGGCCGGCCCGAGCAAGGACATCGTGGATACGGCCGTCGGTGCGAAGGACTTCACCACGCTGGTGAGCCTCGTCAAGGAAGCCGGCCTCGTCGACACCCTGAAGAGCAAGGGCCCGTTCACAGTCTTCGCCCCCAGCGACAAGGCGTTTGCCAAGCTCCCCAAGGCCACCGTGCAGAAGCTCATGAAAGATAAGGAGCTTCTCAAGCAGGTCGTGCTCTACCACGTGGTCGCAGGCGAAGTGACGGCGGCCCAGGTCGTGAAGCTCTCCAAGGCGACGACCGCGGGCAAGGAGGACGTGATGATCAAGGTCGTCGACGGCAAGGTCATGGTCAACAACGCGACGGTGACGGCCACTGACATCATGGCGAGCAACGGCGTGATCCACGTGATCGACACGGTGCTCATCCCACCGACGAAATAA
- a CDS encoding amidohydrolase family protein, with the protein MLLPSNSRPILVSLLLAGSLCVGSAQEARPLALVGARIELGNGTVLENATLVIQGGKIVSVGEDLQAPGGAKTIDLKGQTVYPGFLDAYTTRGLDIPAAPSQDPRDDKDTAPATMWEKNRKGIRSDVRAAAHLSLKASAGDFHKQGLTAALLAPGSGTLRGICAIAPMLGEPQELPHPDFALEMSFRGGSGAGYPGNVLGIIALMRQTLFDAQRYATLDTDEKDEALANAAPAATGRMPVVFAADTELEIVRAVRICGEFGMKPMIAGGREAYRQAKMLAQQRIPVLVNLNVGTPPSLEEEKGTEPGDSIPRAVREDQLRDWTERAANAAALAEAGVPLAFSSEGDALGDFLSNVRTAIEHGLPRADALRALTATPAELLGVGAGVIRVGQPAFLTIMDGDFADPKSKVTRVVVDGNAFEVKS; encoded by the coding sequence ATGCTGCTTCCTTCCAATTCACGCCCCATCCTCGTCAGTCTGCTCCTCGCGGGTTCGTTATGCGTCGGATCCGCCCAAGAGGCCAGGCCCCTTGCGCTCGTCGGTGCCCGCATCGAACTGGGCAATGGGACCGTTCTCGAAAACGCGACCCTGGTGATCCAAGGCGGCAAGATCGTCTCGGTCGGAGAGGATCTGCAGGCTCCCGGCGGCGCGAAGACGATCGATCTCAAGGGGCAGACGGTCTACCCCGGCTTTCTCGACGCCTACACCACCCGGGGCCTGGACATTCCCGCCGCTCCAAGCCAAGATCCGCGCGACGACAAGGACACGGCGCCCGCGACGATGTGGGAGAAGAACCGCAAGGGCATCCGGTCCGACGTCCGGGCGGCGGCCCACCTCAGCCTGAAGGCCAGCGCCGGGGACTTCCACAAGCAGGGACTCACCGCGGCGCTTCTGGCTCCCGGAAGCGGGACGTTGCGCGGCATCTGCGCGATCGCTCCCATGCTTGGGGAGCCGCAGGAGCTGCCCCACCCCGACTTTGCTTTGGAGATGTCTTTCCGCGGCGGCTCGGGCGCGGGGTACCCGGGCAACGTGCTCGGCATCATCGCGCTGATGCGGCAGACCCTTTTCGACGCGCAGCGCTACGCGACGCTCGACACGGACGAGAAGGACGAGGCACTCGCCAACGCAGCGCCGGCGGCGACCGGGCGGATGCCCGTGGTTTTCGCCGCGGACACCGAACTCGAGATCGTGAGAGCCGTGCGAATCTGCGGCGAATTTGGCATGAAGCCGATGATCGCCGGAGGACGCGAAGCGTACCGGCAGGCCAAAATGCTCGCCCAACAGCGGATTCCCGTCCTGGTGAACCTCAACGTCGGCACCCCGCCCTCGTTGGAAGAGGAGAAGGGCACCGAGCCGGGCGACTCGATTCCAAGGGCGGTCCGCGAAGACCAGTTGCGCGACTGGACCGAGCGTGCCGCCAACGCCGCGGCTCTGGCGGAGGCCGGCGTCCCGCTTGCGTTCTCCTCGGAAGGCGACGCCCTCGGCGACTTCCTTTCCAACGTCCGAACGGCCATCGAGCACGGACTCCCCCGCGCCGACGCGCTGCGGGCCCTGACTGCGACCCCGGCCGAGTTGCTCGGCGTGGGAGCAGGCGTCATCCGGGTGGGGCAGCCCGCATTCCTGACGATCATGGACGGCGACTTCGCCGACCCCAAGTCGAAGGTCACGCGCGTCGTCGTCGACGGGAACGCGTTCGAGGTGAAGTCGTGA
- a CDS encoding S8 family serine peptidase, producing MIGIAIALATLGTQAAPTPILAEGVRCHPERLLVRVASPFAENGLQLAGVRVTRRMPEIGWVVVSVPRRSLQATRARLNRWPGLRAEYDRAAEPAYAPNDPLWPQMWHYPAIGVDAAWDLSFGSAVPVAVIDTGVMAEHEDLAANMWTNAGEIAGNGIDDDHNGYIDDVHGWDFAYSDADITDVFGHGTACAGIVAAVQDNGLGGTGVAPRAKIMALKTATNDGYFYDSATVPAYLYAAAMGARVLSMSYFSDRVSLAERDAMNYCTEHGVLPVAAAGNANSVIPFYPGAYPNVVAVAALDTNLLRAGFSNWGSWVDVAAPGVSLVTTTNDGSYTFGFAGTSGATPHVAGVAALLFGARPAATAAEVRDAIEDTAVPIVQAPFGEFSNYGRVDAFAALTALLGTAAPPRPGVVRWMSPTAVSIAYAASEEAIVHRGRIQGRGFQAPGNVSVWWGPFPVRILARDRDWIDVDLPLAPGVLQVKVDGVTVGTVRMPAYELGADEVHEPVMIYGLAEASTQGATLTGGFTETANQDGQEMRCTRREDGTILVQGTFQNVHLLTDRAYLKILRRYTPTSAGTERLYLYDWTSGSYPYGNWVQIGSRPLSAGGFATYTVSNPSRFVDPEHTVYFLLQTTNDVVEGTELRIDMLQFRNAIPR from the coding sequence ATGATTGGAATCGCGATCGCCTTAGCAACTCTGGGAACCCAGGCCGCCCCGACGCCCATCCTTGCCGAGGGGGTGCGTTGCCACCCCGAGAGACTGCTCGTACGCGTGGCGTCGCCGTTCGCGGAGAACGGACTCCAACTCGCGGGGGTGCGCGTGACGCGACGCATGCCGGAGATCGGCTGGGTCGTCGTTTCCGTACCCCGCAGGAGTCTCCAGGCGACCCGCGCCCGGCTCAACCGCTGGCCCGGCCTGCGGGCGGAGTACGATCGGGCGGCCGAGCCGGCCTATGCCCCCAACGACCCCCTGTGGCCGCAGATGTGGCACTATCCCGCGATCGGCGTCGACGCGGCGTGGGACCTTTCGTTCGGAAGCGCCGTGCCCGTCGCCGTCATCGACACGGGAGTGATGGCGGAGCACGAAGACCTCGCCGCGAACATGTGGACCAACGCCGGAGAGATCGCCGGGAACGGCATCGACGACGACCACAACGGCTACATCGACGACGTCCATGGCTGGGACTTCGCGTACAGCGACGCCGACATCACCGATGTCTTCGGACACGGAACAGCGTGCGCGGGCATCGTTGCCGCGGTCCAGGACAACGGGCTCGGAGGCACTGGAGTCGCGCCGCGGGCGAAGATCATGGCCCTCAAGACCGCGACGAACGACGGCTACTTCTACGACTCCGCCACGGTCCCGGCCTATCTCTACGCGGCCGCCATGGGCGCCAGGGTCCTGTCGATGAGCTACTTCTCCGACCGGGTGAGTTTGGCGGAGCGAGACGCGATGAACTACTGCACCGAACACGGCGTTCTTCCCGTCGCGGCGGCGGGCAACGCGAACTCGGTGATCCCGTTCTATCCGGGCGCCTACCCCAACGTGGTCGCCGTCGCGGCTTTGGACACCAACCTGCTTCGCGCCGGCTTCTCCAACTGGGGCTCGTGGGTCGACGTCGCGGCCCCCGGAGTCAGCCTGGTGACCACCACGAACGATGGCTCTTACACCTTCGGATTCGCGGGCACGAGCGGCGCGACGCCGCACGTCGCCGGCGTCGCCGCCCTGCTGTTCGGGGCGCGGCCGGCCGCGACGGCCGCCGAAGTGCGCGACGCCATTGAGGACACGGCCGTACCCATCGTGCAGGCGCCGTTCGGAGAGTTCTCGAACTACGGCAGGGTGGACGCGTTTGCGGCCCTGACCGCGCTCCTGGGCACCGCGGCGCCTCCCAGGCCCGGGGTCGTGCGCTGGATGAGCCCGACCGCGGTCTCCATCGCCTACGCCGCCAGCGAGGAGGCGATCGTCCACCGAGGCCGCATCCAGGGCCGCGGATTCCAGGCTCCGGGGAATGTGAGCGTCTGGTGGGGGCCGTTCCCGGTTCGCATCCTGGCGCGCGACCGCGACTGGATCGATGTGGACCTCCCCTTGGCGCCCGGCGTGCTCCAGGTCAAGGTCGATGGCGTGACGGTCGGCACCGTACGCATGCCCGCCTACGAACTCGGCGCCGACGAGGTGCACGAGCCGGTGATGATCTACGGGTTGGCCGAGGCCTCGACGCAAGGGGCCACCCTGACCGGCGGATTCACCGAGACGGCCAACCAGGACGGCCAGGAAATGCGTTGCACTCGCCGCGAGGACGGCACCATTCTCGTTCAAGGCACGTTCCAGAACGTCCATCTCCTCACGGATCGCGCGTACTTGAAGATCCTTCGGCGCTACACGCCGACCAGCGCAGGGACAGAGCGGCTTTATCTGTACGATTGGACGTCGGGTTCGTACCCCTACGGCAACTGGGTCCAGATCGGGTCCAGACCCCTCAGCGCCGGCGGCTTCGCCACGTATACGGTCTCGAATCCCTCGCGGTTCGTCGATCCCGAACACACGGTGTACTTCCTCCTTCAGACCACGAACGACGTGGTGGAGGGGACCGAGTTGCGAATCGACATGCTTCAGTTCCGCAACGCGATCCCGCGCTAA
- a CDS encoding DUF5107 domain-containing protein produces MASSVEETVFECEALDVVERAEIDPRSYPYRRLEVSTRVWRPSMRSVELDNPWVHAIFAPELGGRIVSLRRGRAGEELLAGGDRLEPRSTWGRGGIEHARDAYLDHGVQLLAPDRGNVSMPSLSPVETLISPPMDEDEAASVVMAGLAGGDLAFHVVAELPPDRAELVLEARFFNRSLTRPSPYSAAWRAHVPGFQPFRDHQVSAAVHPSSGAGLAWIFDPRLLREPRWDGEGLEIGRHPGGTLLGPRQSDVVRVALVPLQGMAGLVAATPDLFAAVQGRSLRLLSVGTTAGCRVFVLVGRETLEATLDLDPTTPHELDLPGQPEGLEVRGPDGAVLLRWEPGSKEALLFESTPVPASLAALVRPAANSCEEAYLRGAARRSNGEDPSVELAVAAIAPELRSLCHLQGAMHLLRSGDSARASREVEIALGFNAEDPLAWWLKAVADRLSGGGSDEAPELPNAHFLAPLEPALRAEAFLSQGADGGPDPNPLLAPLAEMPDVALEAVCLVLDLGLWDQAIRLTEELLRHREQPLLRYLLAYSHLRATGMEVDVAHHLGLAGAQPLQPPFPRRDVEWRALRELARHRPEDARLAEWNALASILEPRP; encoded by the coding sequence ATGGCATCGAGCGTCGAGGAGACTGTTTTTGAGTGCGAGGCGCTCGACGTGGTCGAGCGCGCCGAGATCGATCCCCGATCCTATCCCTACCGGCGTCTCGAGGTGTCCACCCGGGTGTGGCGCCCCTCGATGCGTTCGGTCGAACTCGACAACCCGTGGGTACACGCGATCTTTGCTCCCGAGCTCGGCGGACGGATCGTCTCGCTCAGGCGGGGACGGGCAGGCGAGGAGCTTCTCGCCGGGGGCGATCGGTTGGAGCCACGATCGACTTGGGGTCGAGGCGGCATCGAGCATGCGCGCGACGCCTATCTCGACCACGGGGTTCAACTCCTGGCGCCCGACCGTGGGAACGTGTCGATGCCGTCTCTGTCGCCCGTGGAAACGCTGATCTCGCCGCCGATGGACGAGGACGAAGCCGCGTCGGTCGTGATGGCGGGTCTTGCGGGTGGAGATCTGGCCTTTCACGTGGTGGCCGAGCTTCCTCCGGACCGCGCGGAGCTCGTGCTGGAAGCCCGGTTCTTCAACCGGAGCTTGACCCGCCCGTCGCCGTACAGCGCCGCTTGGCGCGCGCACGTTCCCGGGTTTCAGCCGTTCCGGGACCACCAGGTTTCTGCCGCGGTGCACCCCTCGTCGGGCGCCGGGTTGGCGTGGATCTTCGACCCGAGGCTGCTTCGCGAGCCGCGGTGGGACGGGGAGGGGCTGGAGATCGGGAGGCACCCCGGAGGGACTCTTCTTGGCCCGCGGCAGAGCGACGTCGTTCGCGTCGCGCTGGTGCCGCTTCAAGGAATGGCGGGGCTCGTTGCGGCAACCCCCGACCTGTTCGCGGCCGTTCAGGGGAGGTCGCTGCGATTGTTGTCGGTTGGGACCACGGCGGGGTGCCGGGTCTTTGTCCTGGTGGGGAGAGAAACCCTCGAGGCGACGCTGGACCTCGACCCGACGACCCCGCACGAGTTGGATCTCCCCGGCCAACCCGAGGGGCTGGAAGTGCGCGGGCCCGACGGCGCGGTGCTGCTTCGATGGGAGCCCGGATCGAAGGAAGCCCTCCTCTTTGAATCGACGCCGGTGCCCGCGAGCCTCGCGGCGCTCGTCCGACCTGCGGCGAACTCCTGCGAGGAGGCTTACCTGCGCGGCGCCGCGCGACGGTCGAACGGAGAGGATCCCTCGGTCGAGTTGGCGGTCGCCGCCATCGCCCCGGAGTTGCGTTCCCTGTGCCACCTCCAGGGCGCGATGCACCTGCTTCGCTCGGGTGATTCGGCACGCGCGTCGAGGGAGGTCGAGATCGCGCTGGGGTTCAACGCGGAAGACCCCTTGGCGTGGTGGCTCAAGGCCGTAGCCGATCGTCTTTCGGGCGGGGGCTCCGACGAGGCTCCGGAGTTGCCCAACGCCCATTTTCTCGCTCCGCTCGAGCCCGCGTTGCGCGCCGAGGCTTTTCTCTCCCAAGGCGCCGACGGGGGACCGGACCCCAACCCGCTCCTCGCACCGTTGGCCGAGATGCCCGATGTCGCACTTGAGGCGGTCTGCCTGGTCTTGGATCTCGGCCTGTGGGATCAGGCGATCCGCCTGACCGAAGAGCTGCTCCGCCACCGCGAACAGCCGCTCCTGCGCTATCTGCTCGCGTACTCGCACCTGCGCGCCACGGGTATGGAAGTCGATGTCGCCCACCATCTGGGGTTGGCTGGCGCGCAGCCCTTGCAACCCCCGTTCCCGAGGCGGGACGTCGAATGGCGGGCCCTCCGGGAACTGGCCCGGCACCGGCCCGAGGACGCCCGGTTGGCCGAGTGGAACGCTTTGGCCTCGATCTTGGAGCCCCGACCCTAA
- a CDS encoding PepSY domain-containing protein, with amino-acid sequence MYRTLRVAHRWIGIFACLFLVLVSATGFLLSLKRSVEWIQPATRKGSVSSTVIPLEQVYATVFALGIAELQTVAHVDRVDYRPEKNIFKVLSNEGYHEVQVDGADGSVLSVSQRRDHFFEDLHDLRFFSDHLHTWVLPAVALALFALGFSGLVMFFVPVARRWKFRRRSA; translated from the coding sequence ATGTATCGCACGCTGCGGGTCGCCCACCGTTGGATCGGCATCTTTGCCTGCCTGTTCCTCGTCCTGGTTTCTGCCACGGGCTTTCTGCTCTCTCTGAAGCGGAGCGTCGAGTGGATCCAGCCCGCCACGCGCAAGGGCTCGGTCTCATCGACGGTGATTCCCCTCGAGCAGGTCTACGCCACCGTGTTCGCGCTCGGCATCGCCGAACTCCAGACGGTCGCGCACGTCGATCGCGTGGACTACCGTCCCGAGAAGAACATCTTCAAGGTGCTGAGCAACGAGGGGTACCACGAGGTCCAAGTGGACGGCGCCGACGGGTCGGTGTTGAGCGTCTCTCAGCGCAGAGATCACTTCTTCGAGGATCTGCACGACCTGCGCTTCTTCTCGGACCACCTGCACACCTGGGTCTTGCCCGCCGTAGCCTTGGCTCTCTTTGCTCTGGGCTTCAGCGGGCTCGTGATGTTCTTTGTGCCCGTGGCGCGCCGCTGGAAGTTCCGACGCCGGAGCGCCTGA
- a CDS encoding metalloregulator ArsR/SmtB family transcription factor has translation MLSSPSLLQELADPSRRAILGTLRQQPRSVGEIVELTGLKQPNVSNHLGRLRESGIVEATRDGRRMVYRLASGVVDNVLSASVVPRSTTVDSERVRAWADRLFAGIVEGDHRGAKAVVREALESGLALVDLYVDVFEAALARVGSWYEQGRLSVADEHLATNIVQRLMAWASSAAPGELPVDRKAVIGSAAGNQHDVGLRMIADALSQRGWDVRYLGADVPTPDFVRHVRHERPDAVLVGCGVEAASAEAKRLVGELDSLRLSEGLDCVIGLGGRYINLHPAFAKASGADFWDQDLRSLLARLDRVSTPRVDL, from the coding sequence GTGTTAAGTTCCCCCTCGTTGTTGCAGGAGTTGGCGGACCCGTCGCGCCGCGCCATTCTCGGGACGTTGCGCCAGCAGCCGCGCTCCGTGGGCGAAATCGTCGAGCTGACCGGACTCAAGCAGCCCAACGTTTCCAACCACTTGGGGCGGCTCCGGGAGTCGGGCATCGTGGAGGCCACGCGCGACGGCCGTCGGATGGTGTACCGACTGGCCTCCGGAGTGGTGGACAACGTCCTTTCGGCATCGGTCGTCCCTCGATCCACAACGGTGGATTCCGAACGGGTCCGTGCTTGGGCCGATCGTCTCTTTGCCGGCATCGTCGAGGGGGACCATCGAGGGGCGAAGGCCGTGGTGCGGGAGGCCTTGGAATCAGGGCTCGCCTTGGTGGATCTGTACGTGGACGTGTTTGAAGCAGCCCTTGCCCGCGTGGGGTCCTGGTACGAGCAGGGCCGGCTTTCGGTGGCGGACGAGCACCTTGCCACCAACATCGTCCAGCGTCTCATGGCTTGGGCGAGTTCGGCCGCCCCCGGGGAGCTTCCCGTCGACAGGAAGGCCGTCATCGGCTCCGCGGCGGGAAACCAGCACGACGTCGGTCTTCGGATGATCGCGGACGCTTTGAGCCAGCGGGGATGGGACGTGCGCTATCTGGGGGCCGACGTGCCCACACCCGACTTCGTCCGGCACGTTCGCCACGAACGCCCGGACGCCGTGCTCGTCGGATGCGGCGTCGAAGCGGCGTCTGCGGAGGCCAAGCGGCTGGTCGGAGAACTCGACAGCCTGCGGCTGAGCGAGGGTCTGGATTGCGTGATCGGCCTGGGCGGGCGCTACATCAACCTTCATCCAGCATTCGCAAAGGCCAGCGGAGCCGATTTCTGGGACCAGGACCTCCGCTCGCTGCTCGCACGGTTGGACCGCGTCTCCACCCCCCGCGTGGACCTCTGA
- a CDS encoding prepilin-type N-terminal cleavage/methylation domain-containing protein has product MRVKRAFTLIELLVVIAIIAILAAILFPVFAQAKTAAKRTMSMSNMRQVGIAMLLYMGDTDDTTPTLYYYDANNLSIPSTQGFYYWPVLLLPYTKSESIFLCPADKDEDPILVDSQGRGRFDPNNELHFYIVGANPSYGYNYRYLATQIMGNDPNGTNPTPFYYVGKNASAINSPASTVFLGESTMKDKTRPGGGTITSTIGYSRIEPPSRWIGERPNANATGQLWPRFNDDTVNILWLDSHAKPRAIDQLRVDDPAPEIMDRYWNGTAN; this is encoded by the coding sequence ATGAGAGTGAAACGTGCATTTACGCTGATCGAGCTTCTGGTCGTGATCGCGATCATCGCGATTCTTGCGGCCATCCTCTTCCCGGTCTTCGCGCAGGCCAAGACCGCCGCCAAGCGAACGATGAGCATGAGCAACATGCGCCAAGTCGGCATTGCCATGCTCCTCTACATGGGAGACACCGACGACACCACACCGACTCTGTACTACTACGACGCCAACAATCTGAGCATCCCGAGCACCCAGGGCTTCTACTACTGGCCCGTGCTGCTCCTTCCCTACACGAAGAGCGAGAGCATCTTCCTCTGCCCCGCCGACAAGGACGAGGATCCCATCCTCGTGGACTCCCAGGGACGCGGCCGCTTCGATCCGAACAACGAGCTGCACTTCTACATCGTGGGAGCGAACCCGAGCTACGGCTACAACTACCGCTACCTCGCCACGCAGATCATGGGCAACGATCCCAACGGGACCAACCCGACGCCCTTCTACTACGTGGGAAAGAACGCCTCGGCGATCAACTCGCCCGCCTCGACCGTCTTCCTCGGCGAGTCGACGATGAAGGACAAAACCCGGCCCGGAGGCGGAACGATCACCTCGACGATCGGCTACTCCCGCATCGAGCCGCCGAGCCGGTGGATCGGCGAGCGGCCCAACGCGAACGCGACCGGCCAGCTCTGGCCCCGATTCAACGACGACACCGTGAACATCCTGTGGCTCGACAGCCATGCCAAGCCGCGCGCGATCGACCAGCTCCGAGTGGACGATCCCGCCCCGGAGATCATGGACCGGTACTGGAACGGAACCGCCAACTGA